The following are encoded in a window of Candidatus Hydrogenedentota bacterium genomic DNA:
- a CDS encoding sodium:solute symporter family protein, translating to MGHFSWIDGSIVGVYLLLTMAAGIAVRKYVGKVEHFLIAGHQMDLYLGIASLAATEFGIVTCMYAAQNGYDKGFAGATPGILYAAAMLFVGLTGFCVKPLRDAGVMTIPELFDKRFGSRVRWLSGVVIVLGGLLNMGVFLRTGGEFLVTVCGLHVGYLEITMTLLLVMVAVYTILGGLLSVLVTDFLQFIVMSVGLIAVTVLLLVNVGWGAMVKAVEMNYGAGGFNPFVNETMGWPYVVFNLMLNLAAVMTWQTTIQRLLAAKDTKTGQQVYTRTSFFFICRFLIPGIWGVAALATIPAAALNGNTLQAMPMLLATVVPVGLMGLVVAAMLAADMSTDSAYMLTWSSVIYNDILGPFRKSKWSEKRGLLWNRCIVACIGVFLLIYGLWYPLKGDLWTYLGVTGTIYLSSMSTLLIACCYWKRANNWGATAAIIFGAAIPVGFLVIEQVPATAHIAKVIGPYYSGIATYLIAGAAMVVGSLLKPCPRAQ from the coding sequence ATGGGTCATTTTTCATGGATAGACGGCAGTATCGTGGGCGTGTACCTGCTGCTGACGATGGCGGCGGGTATCGCCGTGCGTAAGTACGTCGGCAAAGTCGAGCATTTCCTCATCGCCGGGCACCAGATGGACTTGTACCTCGGCATCGCGTCGCTCGCGGCCACGGAATTCGGCATCGTCACCTGCATGTATGCGGCCCAAAACGGGTACGACAAGGGTTTCGCGGGCGCGACGCCCGGCATCCTCTACGCGGCGGCCATGTTGTTCGTCGGACTGACCGGATTCTGCGTAAAACCATTGCGCGACGCGGGCGTCATGACTATTCCGGAATTGTTCGATAAACGATTCGGATCGCGCGTGCGATGGTTGAGCGGCGTGGTCATTGTGCTGGGCGGCCTGTTGAACATGGGCGTGTTCCTGCGGACGGGCGGCGAGTTTCTGGTCACGGTCTGCGGGCTGCATGTGGGCTACCTCGAAATAACGATGACCCTGCTTTTGGTTATGGTCGCCGTATACACCATCCTGGGCGGATTGTTGTCGGTGCTGGTCACGGATTTCCTCCAATTCATCGTCATGAGCGTCGGTCTGATTGCGGTGACTGTGCTCCTGCTGGTCAATGTGGGCTGGGGCGCGATGGTAAAAGCCGTGGAAATGAACTACGGCGCGGGCGGATTCAACCCCTTTGTCAACGAAACGATGGGGTGGCCTTACGTCGTCTTCAATCTGATGTTGAACCTTGCGGCGGTCATGACATGGCAGACGACCATCCAACGCTTGCTTGCCGCCAAGGACACCAAGACCGGCCAGCAGGTCTACACGCGCACGAGTTTCTTCTTTATTTGCCGGTTCCTGATACCGGGAATCTGGGGCGTGGCCGCCCTCGCGACGATTCCGGCAGCGGCGCTGAACGGCAACACCCTCCAGGCCATGCCGATGCTGCTGGCCACGGTGGTGCCCGTCGGTCTCATGGGATTGGTGGTCGCCGCAATGCTTGCCGCCGACATGTCCACCGATTCAGCCTACATGCTGACGTGGAGCAGCGTGATTTACAACGATATCCTCGGACCGTTCCGCAAGTCGAAATGGTCCGAGAAACGCGGCCTGTTGTGGAACCGTTGCATCGTGGCGTGCATCGGCGTCTTCCTGCTCATTTACGGCCTTTGGTATCCGTTGAAAGGCGATCTGTGGACCTATTTGGGCGTAACGGGCACGATTTACCTGTCCAGCATGTCCACGCTGCTCATCGCGTGTTGTTACTGGAAACGCGCGAACAACTGGGGAGCGACAGCGGCTATTATCTTCGGGGCAGCGATTCCCGTTGGATTTCTCGTCATCGAACAAGTGCCGGCCACGGCGCATATCGCCAAGGTCATCGGGCCTTATTATTCCGGCATTGCGACATATCTCATAGCCGGAGCCGCGATGGTTGTCGGCTCGTTGCTGAAACCGTGCCCTCGGGCACAATAA
- a CDS encoding Gfo/Idh/MocA family oxidoreductase: MRDTGISRRYFLMGATMAAGSFAAGSAAATPRRKRRKVSPNEKLNIAGIGIGGMGGVDLDNLKSENIVALCDVDDAYAAKVYERYPNAKRYRDFRVMLEKQKDIDAVTIATPDHLHAVISMAAIQLGKHVYCQKPLTHSVYEARMVAKAAREAKVATQMGNQGQASEEARVLYELIHGGAIGTVREIHGWCNRNPSISPRGMPRPEGSSPVPDTLDWDLWLGPAPFRPYVEHAYNPFVWRGWWDFGTGVLGDIGCHNFSAIFKTLKLGPPSCVEATSTAAQCPPEVNNESAPTASIVRFEFPALGDRPAVTLTWWDGGLMPWRPKELEPERQMGGGDGMLYIGDKGKILNHRLIPETRMKEYGAPPKILPRSPGHYQEWINACKGGDPAGSNFDFAGPLTEAVLLGNIAIRTGKKICWDSETMTITNVPEANALINPPYREGWSLGV, translated from the coding sequence ATGCGCGATACGGGGATTTCACGACGGTATTTTCTGATGGGAGCGACAATGGCCGCGGGAAGTTTCGCCGCCGGTTCGGCGGCCGCCACGCCCCGGCGAAAGCGGCGCAAGGTTTCGCCGAACGAGAAACTCAACATCGCCGGCATCGGCATCGGCGGCATGGGCGGCGTTGACTTGGACAATCTCAAGAGCGAGAACATCGTCGCATTGTGCGATGTGGACGACGCCTACGCCGCGAAAGTATATGAACGTTACCCGAATGCCAAGCGATACCGGGATTTCCGCGTCATGCTCGAAAAGCAGAAGGACATTGACGCGGTGACCATCGCCACGCCGGATCATTTGCACGCGGTGATTTCGATGGCCGCGATCCAACTGGGCAAGCATGTCTATTGTCAAAAACCGTTGACGCATTCGGTGTATGAGGCTCGCATGGTGGCCAAGGCGGCGCGCGAGGCAAAAGTCGCCACGCAGATGGGCAACCAAGGCCAAGCCTCCGAGGAAGCCCGCGTGCTGTATGAACTCATCCATGGTGGGGCCATCGGAACCGTGCGCGAGATCCACGGATGGTGCAACCGAAATCCCTCCATTTCGCCGCGCGGCATGCCTCGGCCGGAAGGATCGTCGCCCGTGCCGGACACGCTCGACTGGGATCTCTGGCTCGGCCCGGCGCCGTTCCGTCCCTACGTCGAACATGCCTACAATCCATTCGTATGGCGCGGTTGGTGGGATTTCGGCACCGGTGTGCTGGGCGACATCGGCTGCCACAATTTCTCCGCCATTTTCAAAACTTTGAAACTGGGCCCCCCCTCTTGCGTCGAAGCCACCTCAACCGCCGCGCAATGTCCGCCGGAAGTCAACAACGAAAGCGCGCCGACGGCGTCCATCGTCCGGTTCGAGTTTCCCGCATTGGGGGACCGCCCCGCCGTGACGCTGACGTGGTGGGACGGCGGCCTTATGCCGTGGCGTCCCAAAGAACTGGAACCGGAACGGCAGATGGGCGGCGGCGACGGTATGCTCTACATCGGCGACAAGGGAAAAATTCTCAACCACCGCCTAATCCCTGAAACGCGCATGAAGGAATACGGCGCTCCGCCCAAAATCCTCCCGCGTTCGCCGGGCCACTATCAAGAGTGGATCAATGCGTGCAAGGGCGGCGACCCGGCCGGATCGAATTTCGATTTCGCGGGACCGCTGACCGAGGCCGTCCTGCTCGGCAACATCGCGATTCGCACGGGAAAGAAAATTTGCTGGGACAGCGAAACCATGACGATTACGAACGTGCCTGAGGCCAACGCGCTGATCAATCCGCCCTACCGGGAAGGCTGGTCGCTCGGCGTATGA
- a CDS encoding sugar phosphate isomerase/epimerase family protein: MIELGMHTDNWRPLSGNFKQAAETAVKYGLKHLEFAAIHGQYFIQAMGYEPGISLQSNPRALKRFCDERGLKISQIDGSYPLMGPDGSAFGVQYVQQSIRFAAELDCPMVDTVDGAFEIEGYTREEVFRITCDNYRQVLPWAEDYRVVINVEPHGPYTNDIDFMLRLFRHFDSEWLRCNFDTGNTFIAGHNPLDYLKALRPYVSHCHIKDVSAGLAAAVRGEETGIACSETPIGGGVNADNIRNCLAFLKETSWDGVVSLECYGADDNIRQSVEFLRPLV; this comes from the coding sequence ATGATCGAACTGGGCATGCACACGGACAACTGGCGTCCCCTGAGCGGCAATTTCAAACAAGCCGCTGAAACCGCCGTCAAATACGGCCTGAAACACCTTGAATTCGCGGCCATCCACGGCCAGTATTTCATCCAGGCGATGGGGTATGAACCGGGCATTTCGCTCCAGTCCAATCCGCGCGCGCTCAAGCGATTTTGCGACGAACGCGGGTTGAAGATTTCGCAGATTGACGGTTCGTATCCCCTAATGGGGCCGGACGGCTCGGCGTTCGGCGTGCAATATGTCCAGCAATCCATTCGGTTCGCCGCCGAGTTGGATTGCCCCATGGTGGATACGGTGGACGGCGCATTCGAAATCGAAGGCTACACGCGCGAAGAAGTTTTCCGCATTACTTGCGACAATTACCGCCAGGTGTTGCCATGGGCCGAAGACTACCGCGTCGTCATCAACGTCGAGCCGCACGGTCCGTACACGAACGACATTGACTTCATGCTCCGGCTTTTCCGGCATTTCGATTCCGAATGGCTGCGCTGCAATTTCGATACGGGCAACACCTTCATCGCGGGCCATAATCCCTTGGATTACCTGAAAGCGCTTCGCCCGTACGTCTCGCATTGCCATATCAAGGACGTGAGCGCCGGTCTGGCCGCCGCGGTGCGCGGCGAGGAAACCGGAATCGCTTGCAGCGAAACGCCCATCGGCGGCGGTGTCAATGCGGACAACATCAGAAATTGCCTGGCCTTTCTCAAGGAAACGAGCTGGGACGGCGTTGTGTCGCTCGAATGCTACGGCGCGGACGACAACATCCGGCAAAGCGTCGAATTCCTCCGGCCCCTTGTGTGA
- a CDS encoding ThuA domain-containing protein produces MRRTWFHAMVLAAGLTSAAVATQDKPPVEMTAKSVLLVTGQDYPGHKWQETAPVLAELLREDARLRVTVTEDPKSLASSDLGQYDAIVLHFMNWEQPDPGPDARANLRRFVEDGKGLMLVHFACGAFQEWPEFKELAGRVWDPKLRGHDPFGTFRVDIVNKTHPITKELDAFDTTDELYTCLAGDRPIEVLATARSKVDGKDYPMAFAFAYGKGRVFHCPLGHDTGAFQNRGAAELMRRGCAWAAGLEPFDDEKAKGK; encoded by the coding sequence GTGAGAAGAACTTGGTTCCACGCCATGGTGCTGGCGGCAGGCCTTACAAGCGCGGCAGTCGCAACGCAGGACAAGCCCCCCGTGGAAATGACCGCGAAAAGCGTCCTACTGGTCACAGGCCAGGATTATCCGGGGCACAAATGGCAGGAAACCGCGCCCGTTCTGGCCGAATTGTTACGGGAAGATGCACGTCTCCGCGTGACGGTGACAGAAGATCCAAAATCGCTTGCATCGTCCGATCTCGGCCAATACGATGCCATCGTCCTGCATTTCATGAACTGGGAACAGCCCGATCCCGGTCCGGATGCCCGTGCAAATCTCAGGCGGTTCGTGGAAGACGGCAAGGGGCTTATGCTGGTCCATTTCGCGTGCGGCGCGTTTCAGGAATGGCCGGAATTCAAGGAATTGGCGGGGCGTGTGTGGGATCCCAAACTGCGCGGTCACGATCCCTTCGGCACGTTCCGCGTGGACATTGTCAACAAAACGCATCCCATTACAAAGGAATTGGATGCCTTTGATACGACGGATGAACTGTACACCTGTCTCGCGGGCGATCGCCCCATCGAGGTGCTGGCAACGGCGCGATCGAAGGTGGACGGCAAGGATTATCCCATGGCGTTTGCGTTTGCATACGGAAAAGGCCGTGTGTTTCATTGTCCGCTCGGACACGACACGGGCGCCTTCCAGAATCGCGGCGCGGCCGAATTGATGCGACGGGGTTGCGCGTGGGCGGCGGGGCTGGAACCGTTCGACGACGAAAAAGCAAAGGGAAAATAA
- a CDS encoding DUF177 domain-containing protein, whose product MNRLRLSLSAITPSGANIHVALSTADLQPEGVEEQLPGSVSVTGVLTEAGGEYLFRGTVSGAFDLKCDRCLEDARHLFSADVCWTYVESATPVAPGMEVDGMSGDETVHPFTGNEIDLAPEVWEEVVLAAPAKALCRSDCAGLCPRCGMNWNHGKCACRTTEELDRKGLAGLASLYPNLKPNRPEE is encoded by the coding sequence GTGAATCGGCTTAGACTGTCGTTGTCGGCAATAACGCCTTCCGGGGCGAATATACATGTTGCGTTGAGCACGGCGGATCTTCAGCCGGAAGGCGTGGAAGAGCAACTGCCGGGATCCGTTTCGGTTACGGGTGTTTTGACGGAAGCCGGCGGCGAATATCTTTTTCGCGGCACGGTATCGGGCGCGTTTGATTTGAAATGCGACCGATGCCTCGAGGATGCCCGCCATTTGTTCAGCGCGGATGTGTGCTGGACCTATGTGGAAAGCGCGACGCCGGTTGCGCCCGGCATGGAAGTGGATGGCATGTCCGGTGACGAGACGGTCCATCCATTCACGGGCAATGAAATTGACCTGGCGCCGGAAGTCTGGGAAGAAGTTGTTTTGGCGGCGCCGGCAAAGGCGTTGTGCCGTTCCGATTGCGCGGGCCTGTGTCCGCGCTGCGGAATGAATTGGAACCACGGCAAGTGCGCTTGCCGTACAACAGAGGAATTGGATCGCAAGGGCTTGGCGGGATTGGCCAGTCTGTACCCGAATCTGAAGCCCAATCGTCCGGAGGAATAA
- the rpmF gene encoding 50S ribosomal protein L32 → MPVPKRRTGKAKRNMRRSHHAMTPANAIECPSCGEKTMPHRVCLKCGHYKERLVIGTESD, encoded by the coding sequence GTGCCAGTACCAAAAAGAAGAACGGGCAAGGCCAAGCGCAACATGCGCCGTTCGCATCATGCCATGACCCCAGCCAACGCCATTGAATGTCCAAGTTGCGGCGAGAAGACCATGCCGCATCGCGTTTGCCTGAAATGCGGCCATTACAAGGAACGCCTTGTCATCGGGACCGAATCCGATTAA
- the plsX gene encoding phosphate acyltransferase PlsX, giving the protein MRIALDAMGCDRAPYVEVHGAVIASMSTGTEVLLVGDPHELKPALAAYRKPHRVSIVPASEVIGMADTPAKAVRQKRDSSLLVAMRLAKEGRVDGVVSAGNTGAVMIGARMVLGPIRGVARSAICQALPTLKTPALVLDLGANVDCTARHLCEFTEMGIVYSERVLGVKNPRVGLLNIGEEQAKGNEIAKTVHRILSESQHVNFVGNVEPKAVYLGAADVVVCDGFVGNLFLKTTEAVASLMGRLLKEQLASSWLSKFGALLSMRAFRRLKQTVDPNEYIGAPLLGVNGNVIICHGASSARGIANAIHGACKAAEMGVNEHIREAVLLLRKDESLKEANGE; this is encoded by the coding sequence ATGCGAATAGCCTTGGATGCCATGGGGTGCGATCGGGCGCCTTATGTGGAAGTGCACGGCGCGGTCATTGCCAGCATGTCCACGGGGACGGAAGTGTTGTTGGTGGGCGATCCGCATGAATTGAAACCCGCCTTGGCCGCCTACCGCAAGCCGCACCGCGTCTCGATTGTTCCCGCTTCTGAGGTTATCGGGATGGCCGATACCCCGGCCAAGGCCGTGCGCCAGAAACGCGACTCCTCGCTGCTGGTGGCCATGCGCTTGGCCAAGGAAGGCCGCGTGGACGGCGTCGTCAGCGCGGGCAATACCGGCGCGGTGATGATCGGCGCGCGCATGGTGCTGGGGCCCATCCGCGGCGTGGCGCGATCAGCGATTTGCCAGGCGCTGCCAACATTGAAAACCCCGGCCCTCGTGCTTGATTTGGGCGCCAACGTGGATTGCACGGCGCGGCATTTGTGCGAATTCACCGAGATGGGCATTGTCTATTCTGAACGGGTGCTGGGCGTGAAGAATCCTCGGGTCGGCCTGTTGAATATCGGCGAAGAGCAGGCCAAGGGCAATGAAATCGCCAAAACGGTCCATCGGATCCTCAGTGAATCGCAGCATGTCAATTTCGTCGGCAACGTCGAGCCGAAGGCCGTCTATCTCGGCGCGGCGGACGTGGTGGTGTGCGACGGATTCGTCGGCAATCTTTTCCTGAAGACCACGGAAGCCGTGGCGTCGCTGATGGGGCGTCTGCTCAAAGAACAACTCGCCTCCTCGTGGCTGAGCAAATTCGGCGCCCTGTTGAGCATGAGGGCCTTTCGCCGCCTTAAGCAAACCGTGGACCCGAACGAGTATATTGGCGCGCCGCTGCTCGGCGTGAATGGCAATGTGATCATTTGCCACGGGGCGTCGTCCGCGCGGGGGATTGCGAACGCGATTCACGGCGCCTGCAAAGCCGCCGAAATGGGCGTGAATGAGCATATCCGCGAGGCGGTCCTGCTTCTGCGCAAGGACGAGTCCCTCAAGGAGGCCAACGGCGAATAA
- a CDS encoding acyltransferase family protein — protein sequence MKEDAGRRIHAWDHFRDAIILLVVIWHCSSIYGERTRIRWFFIDRETGILFDVFVFASELFLLPLLFYISGHFAVASIEKRGAGPFLADKARRLLIPFVFGVTMLIPINFYLDRRALGAVSPGYFRYWIGTYFTQDLGPAHLWFLYVLFFFCVVYAVIWSAHRWLTSGKTSFAGVPSEPRTLFLLAFGLLTALALAVTMRVAGYASWTHVFGFKLFAYQPSRCALYVFYFFLGVYGAMRGWTWANGSLWRVAAWAGLFGGASVGLMFFRARFGVRVEGSLLLMLCNAVLHAFATLGALGAFATGFRLWCNRPFHPTRLFTVNSYGIYIVHQPIVVWLQYLLLGIRISAYLKFAIVFGLALPLSLLASHFVLRRLPVLRNVV from the coding sequence ATGAAAGAAGACGCCGGCCGGCGTATCCATGCGTGGGATCATTTCCGCGATGCCATCATTTTGTTGGTGGTTATATGGCATTGTTCCTCAATTTATGGCGAAAGGACCCGCATCCGTTGGTTTTTTATCGATCGGGAGACAGGGATCCTGTTCGATGTGTTTGTTTTTGCCAGCGAATTGTTTCTGCTGCCGTTGTTGTTCTACATTTCCGGCCACTTTGCCGTGGCCAGCATTGAGAAACGGGGCGCGGGTCCTTTCTTGGCGGATAAGGCTAGGCGCTTGCTCATTCCGTTTGTATTCGGCGTGACTATGCTGATCCCGATCAATTTCTACTTGGATCGCCGCGCACTGGGCGCCGTTTCACCGGGCTATTTTCGTTATTGGATCGGAACCTATTTCACGCAGGATCTCGGACCGGCCCATTTATGGTTCCTTTATGTGCTTTTTTTCTTCTGCGTGGTGTATGCCGTCATTTGGTCGGCGCACCGCTGGTTGACCAGTGGGAAAACGTCCTTTGCCGGCGTGCCGTCCGAGCCGCGGACACTTTTTCTTCTTGCGTTCGGCCTGTTGACGGCGCTTGCGCTGGCGGTAACCATGCGTGTAGCCGGCTACGCTTCGTGGACCCATGTGTTTGGATTCAAATTATTCGCTTACCAGCCCTCGCGGTGCGCGCTGTACGTTTTCTATTTCTTTTTGGGTGTATACGGGGCCATGCGCGGTTGGACATGGGCAAACGGTTCGCTTTGGCGCGTGGCCGCTTGGGCGGGTCTTTTTGGCGGCGCCTCCGTGGGGCTGATGTTTTTCCGCGCCCGTTTCGGCGTCCGTGTCGAGGGTTCGCTGTTGCTGATGTTGTGCAATGCCGTTCTGCATGCCTTTGCAACCCTGGGCGCGCTTGGCGCATTTGCCACGGGTTTTCGCTTGTGGTGCAACCGGCCCTTCCATCCCACCCGGCTGTTCACCGTCAATTCATACGGCATTTATATTGTCCATCAACCCATCGTCGTCTGGCTGCAATACCTCCTGCTTGGGATCCGGATTAGCGCCTATCTCAAATTCGCGATTGTGTTCGGGCTGGCGTTGCCGCTGAGCCTGCTGGCCAGCCATTTTGTGCTTCGCCGCCTTCCCGTATTGCGCAACGTGGTGTAG
- a CDS encoding Gfo/Idh/MocA family oxidoreductase encodes MSESNEKQSLTRRQFIFRGGAVAAGLAAAPTIITSRAWGAAKRAPANERLVMGVIGLGGRGRYVMGAFLSRPDVQVVGVCDVIKARRLQGQDIVNKTYGNQDCKAYIDMLELLDRKDIDIVLIATGDNWHSAASILAARAGKDIYCEKPMSVCISESRAVADTMRRLGRIYQCGTQRRSVGHFIFAANLALSGKLGRIKELHAEEASGFQQLYDTTLPAEPEPPREEFDWNRWLGPAQWRPFNSKYHTRGFWSAHTDFSGGSITEWGSHTVDLCQWANSSDDTSPVEFWKEGDRYIGRYANGTKLIIRTGLRFGSCPVRFEGEEGYVETGDSGEMEVYPKSLLGERKFLGGYPADDHVRAFLECVKTRQQTVSNAEVAHRSITACHVANICKRLGRPIKWDPVKEECIGDDEANRLRSRAYREPWYL; translated from the coding sequence ATGAGCGAATCCAATGAAAAACAATCCCTGACACGCCGCCAATTCATCTTTCGCGGCGGCGCAGTTGCGGCGGGCTTGGCGGCCGCTCCGACCATCATCACGTCCCGCGCGTGGGGCGCGGCAAAACGCGCGCCGGCAAACGAGCGGCTCGTCATGGGAGTCATCGGCCTTGGCGGGCGCGGACGTTACGTCATGGGCGCCTTCCTGTCGCGTCCCGACGTACAGGTCGTCGGCGTTTGCGACGTCATCAAGGCGCGCCGTCTCCAGGGGCAGGACATCGTCAACAAGACCTACGGGAATCAGGATTGTAAAGCCTACATAGACATGCTCGAATTACTCGATCGCAAGGACATAGACATCGTTCTCATTGCGACCGGCGACAACTGGCATTCCGCGGCCTCCATCTTGGCCGCGCGCGCCGGAAAGGACATTTACTGCGAAAAACCGATGAGCGTGTGCATCTCGGAATCGCGTGCCGTCGCCGACACCATGCGGCGGCTCGGTCGCATCTACCAGTGCGGCACACAGCGACGGAGCGTCGGCCATTTCATCTTCGCGGCGAATCTGGCGCTCAGCGGAAAACTGGGCCGGATCAAGGAACTCCACGCCGAAGAGGCGAGCGGATTCCAGCAACTCTACGACACGACGCTGCCCGCCGAACCGGAGCCGCCCCGCGAGGAATTCGACTGGAACCGCTGGCTCGGCCCCGCCCAGTGGCGGCCGTTCAACTCGAAATATCACACGCGCGGATTCTGGAGCGCCCACACCGACTTCAGCGGCGGCTCCATTACCGAATGGGGCAGCCATACCGTGGATCTCTGCCAGTGGGCCAACAGTTCCGACGATACAAGCCCTGTCGAATTCTGGAAGGAAGGCGACCGATACATCGGGCGTTACGCAAACGGCACGAAATTGATCATTCGCACCGGTCTGCGTTTCGGTTCCTGTCCTGTTCGGTTCGAGGGCGAGGAGGGGTACGTTGAAACCGGCGATTCCGGCGAAATGGAAGTTTACCCGAAATCCCTGCTCGGAGAACGCAAATTCCTCGGCGGCTATCCCGCCGACGACCATGTCCGCGCCTTTCTCGAATGCGTCAAGACGCGCCAACAGACCGTGTCTAACGCGGAAGTGGCGCATCGTTCAATTACCGCCTGCCACGTGGCCAACATCTGCAAGCGCCTGGGACGTCCCATCAAATGGGATCCCGTCAAGGAAGAATGCATCGGCGACGACGAAGCCAACCGTTTGCGGTCGCGTGCATACCGCGAACCTTGGTATCTGTAA
- a CDS encoding phosphotransferase family protein, protein MSTTPDMTAILDEPRDVRPGEELDAARLSAYLHETIPGIEGPIEIRQFPSGFSNLTYLVRVGDRDLILRRPPTGSKVKSAHDMGREFRILNALRPVYPPVPQPLAYCPESDVIGAPFYVMERIKGVILRGKKPAGFHCPPDLARRCCVSFIENFAHLHAINYEAIGLADMRKEGSFVRRQVEGWIDRYHGSQTDDIPAMEQAAAYMKENCPADTGSVLIHNDYKFDNLVLNPADPTHIVGVLDWEMATIGDPLMDLGVVLSYWNEPKDPNLGIVPCFLTLEPGCMTRREIADTYAERTGRDLSNLSFYHVFGLFKLAVIAQQIYYRYKQGLTRDERFGALLFVVATLAMTAVRIAENGDV, encoded by the coding sequence GTGTCCACAACTCCAGACATGACGGCGATACTCGATGAGCCCCGCGACGTCCGGCCCGGCGAAGAACTGGATGCCGCCCGGCTTTCGGCCTACCTGCATGAGACCATTCCCGGTATCGAAGGGCCGATTGAAATCCGGCAATTTCCAAGCGGATTTTCCAACCTGACCTATCTTGTGCGCGTCGGCGATCGCGATCTTATCCTTCGGCGGCCGCCGACCGGCAGCAAGGTGAAATCCGCGCACGACATGGGGCGCGAATTTCGCATTCTAAACGCGCTGCGACCGGTCTACCCTCCCGTGCCACAACCGCTTGCGTACTGCCCCGAATCCGATGTGATTGGCGCGCCGTTTTACGTCATGGAGCGAATCAAAGGCGTCATCCTGCGCGGCAAAAAACCGGCGGGATTCCATTGTCCGCCCGATTTGGCGCGCAGATGTTGCGTATCCTTCATCGAAAATTTCGCGCATCTTCACGCCATCAACTATGAGGCGATAGGACTCGCCGACATGCGCAAGGAAGGTTCTTTTGTGCGGCGGCAGGTTGAAGGCTGGATTGACCGTTACCACGGTTCGCAAACCGACGACATCCCCGCCATGGAACAAGCCGCTGCCTATATGAAGGAAAATTGCCCGGCGGACACGGGATCGGTTTTGATCCATAACGACTACAAATTTGACAATCTCGTTCTGAATCCGGCCGATCCGACACACATAGTTGGCGTTCTCGACTGGGAAATGGCGACCATTGGCGATCCACTCATGGATCTCGGCGTCGTGCTCAGTTATTGGAACGAGCCGAAGGATCCAAATCTTGGCATCGTGCCTTGTTTTCTCACGCTTGAACCGGGCTGCATGACCCGGCGCGAAATCGCCGACACTTACGCCGAACGGACCGGACGCGATCTGTCGAATCTCTCGTTCTATCATGTCTTCGGTCTGTTCAAACTCGCCGTCATTGCCCAGCAGATCTATTACCGTTACAAACAGGGGCTTACCCGCGACGAGCGTTTCGGCGCCCTGCTCTTCGTGGTCGCCACCTTGGCCATGACGGCTGTCCGAATCGCCGAAAACGGAGATGTTTGA